In a single window of the Zea mays cultivar B73 chromosome 5, Zm-B73-REFERENCE-NAM-5.0, whole genome shotgun sequence genome:
- the LOC100383305 gene encoding VAN3-binding protein-like, with protein MGDPRARTSAVAAGELRPPEPALDPLEFLSRSWSASGRALAPTPPPPPAAFAASPIAEDAACELDDGGVVAAASGSSFSFASAATSQLIMERILAQSQEVAPLTSGRLSHSSGPLNGGGSLSDSPPVSPEIDDAKYCRAASTPKAQAYRAGNKTVGRWLKDRREKRKEETRAHNAQVHAAVSVAAVAAAVAAVAAATATASASGGKDERAARTDMAVASAATLVAAQCVEAAEAMGAEREHLEAAVGSAVSVRTPGDIVTVTAAAATALRGAATLKARALKEVWNIAAVIPVEKGPGPVGGGGGGHHHQHHQKHGAPKQQLHRKMDSDGSSVSDLSLEEENSFLGICSQELLARGTELLKRTRKGALHWKVVSVYINRMGLVMLKTKSRHVAGTITKKKKSVVVEVCRDVPAWPGRHLLEDGGHRRYFGLRTAERRVVEFECRSQREYEMWTKGVARLLSVAAERKRLA; from the exons ATGGGCGATCCGCGGGCCCGCACGTCCGCCGTGGCCGCCGGCGAGCTGCGGCCACCGGAGCCGGCGCTCGACCCGCTCGAGTTCCTCTCCCGCTCCTGGAGCGCCTCcgggcgcgcgctcgcgcccacgccgccgccgccgccggccgcatTCGCGGCCAGCCCCATCGCGGAGGACGCCGCGTGCGAGCTGGACGACGGGGGCGTCGTCGCCGCCGCGTCCGGGAGCTCCTTCTCCTTCGCGTCCGCGGCCACGTCGCAGCTCATCATGGAACGGATCCTCGCGCAGTCC CAGGAAGTGGCGCCGCTCACCTCCGGCCGGCTCTCGCACAGCAGCGGGCCCCTCAACGGCGGCGGCTCCCTCTCCGACAGCCCGCCGGTCTCGCCGGAGATCGATGACGCCAAG TACTGCAGAGCGGCCAGCACGCCGAAGGCGCAGGCATACCGGGCGGGCAACAAGACGGTGGGGCGGTGGCTCAAGGACCGGAGGGAGAAGAGGAAAGAGGAGACGCGGGCGCACAACGCGCAGGTCCACGCGGCGGTGTCCGTGGCGGCagtggcggcggcggtggccgccGTGGCcgcggccacggccacggcctcggCGTCCGGTGGCAAGGACGAGCGCGCCGCGCGCACGGACATGGCCGTGGCGTCGGCCGCGACGCTGGTGGCCGCGCAGTGCGTGGAGGCGGCCGAGGCCATGGGCGCCGAGCGGGAGCACCTGGAGGCCGCCGTCGGGTCGGCCGTGAGCGTCCGGACGCCGGGGGACatcgtcaccgtcaccgccgccgccgccaccg CGTTGAGAGGCGCCGCGACGCTGAAGGCGAGGGCTCTCAAGGAGGTGTGGAACATCGCGGCGGTGATCCCGGTGGAGAAGGGCCCGGGCCcggtcggcggaggaggaggaggccacCACCACCAACACCACCAGAAGCACGGCGCGCCCAAGCAGCAGCTGCACCGCAAGATGGATAGCGACGGCAGCAGCGTCAGCGACCTCTCGCTGGAGGAGGAGAACAGCTTCCTTGGCATCTGCAGCCAGGAGCTGCTTGCTCGCGGCACCGAACTCCTCAAACGCACCCGGAAAG GCGCTCTGCACTGGAAGGTCGTGTCGGTGTACATCAACCGGATGGGCCTG gtgatgctgaagacgaagagcCGGCACGTGGCAGGGACGATCACGAAGAAGAAGAAAA GTGTGGTGGTCGAGGTGTGCAGGGACGTGCCGGCGTGGCCCGGGCGGCACCTGCTGGAGGACGGCGGGCACCGGCGGTACTTCGGCCTGCGCACGGCGGAGCGGCGGGTGGTCGAGTTCGAGTGCCGCAGCCAGCGGGAGTACGAGATGTGGACCAAGGGCGTGGCGCGGCTCCTGAGCGTGGCCGCCGAGCGGAAGCGCCTGGCGTGA
- the LOC100383305 gene encoding VAN3-binding protein-like isoform X1, with amino-acid sequence MLSSSSPSSSSRRDCGFPVQEVAPLTSGRLSHSSGPLNGGGSLSDSPPVSPEIDDAKYCRAASTPKAQAYRAGNKTVGRWLKDRREKRKEETRAHNAQVHAAVSVAAVAAAVAAVAAATATASASGGKDERAARTDMAVASAATLVAAQCVEAAEAMGAEREHLEAAVGSAVSVRTPGDIVTVTAAAATALRGAATLKARALKEVWNIAAVIPVEKGPGPVGGGGGGHHHQHHQKHGAPKQQLHRKMDSDGSSVSDLSLEEENSFLGICSQELLARGTELLKRTRKGALHWKVVSVYINRMGLVMLKTKSRHVAGTITKKKKSVVVEVCRDVPAWPGRHLLEDGGHRRYFGLRTAERRVVEFECRSQREYEMWTKGVARLLSVAAERKRLA; translated from the exons atgctttcttcttcatcaccctcttCTTCCTCGAGACGTGATTGCGGATTTCCAGTC CAGGAAGTGGCGCCGCTCACCTCCGGCCGGCTCTCGCACAGCAGCGGGCCCCTCAACGGCGGCGGCTCCCTCTCCGACAGCCCGCCGGTCTCGCCGGAGATCGATGACGCCAAG TACTGCAGAGCGGCCAGCACGCCGAAGGCGCAGGCATACCGGGCGGGCAACAAGACGGTGGGGCGGTGGCTCAAGGACCGGAGGGAGAAGAGGAAAGAGGAGACGCGGGCGCACAACGCGCAGGTCCACGCGGCGGTGTCCGTGGCGGCagtggcggcggcggtggccgccGTGGCcgcggccacggccacggcctcggCGTCCGGTGGCAAGGACGAGCGCGCCGCGCGCACGGACATGGCCGTGGCGTCGGCCGCGACGCTGGTGGCCGCGCAGTGCGTGGAGGCGGCCGAGGCCATGGGCGCCGAGCGGGAGCACCTGGAGGCCGCCGTCGGGTCGGCCGTGAGCGTCCGGACGCCGGGGGACatcgtcaccgtcaccgccgccgccgccaccg CGTTGAGAGGCGCCGCGACGCTGAAGGCGAGGGCTCTCAAGGAGGTGTGGAACATCGCGGCGGTGATCCCGGTGGAGAAGGGCCCGGGCCcggtcggcggaggaggaggaggccacCACCACCAACACCACCAGAAGCACGGCGCGCCCAAGCAGCAGCTGCACCGCAAGATGGATAGCGACGGCAGCAGCGTCAGCGACCTCTCGCTGGAGGAGGAGAACAGCTTCCTTGGCATCTGCAGCCAGGAGCTGCTTGCTCGCGGCACCGAACTCCTCAAACGCACCCGGAAAG GCGCTCTGCACTGGAAGGTCGTGTCGGTGTACATCAACCGGATGGGCCTG gtgatgctgaagacgaagagcCGGCACGTGGCAGGGACGATCACGAAGAAGAAGAAAA GTGTGGTGGTCGAGGTGTGCAGGGACGTGCCGGCGTGGCCCGGGCGGCACCTGCTGGAGGACGGCGGGCACCGGCGGTACTTCGGCCTGCGCACGGCGGAGCGGCGGGTGGTCGAGTTCGAGTGCCGCAGCCAGCGGGAGTACGAGATGTGGACCAAGGGCGTGGCGCGGCTCCTGAGCGTGGCCGCCGAGCGGAAGCGCCTGGCGTGA